The Arctopsyche grandis isolate Sample6627 chromosome 5, ASM5162203v2, whole genome shotgun sequence genome includes a window with the following:
- the LOC143911774 gene encoding uncharacterized protein LOC143911774, with translation MERRTVSRRKQKKSKEASLLPPAARAPRSDPDLDPDLDLDLDLDPDPECGSGLDADHDHDHDSCHDSCAVASAPPCEEVAERLAGLRLTNGTNGGAPHEEAETETETETDTDADADARGAPETPPSVCGPTCAAPCCALCGDVCFESYQSELQMADIMKLIQKDLSEPYSIYTYRYFIHNWPKLCFLAMHRDKCIGAIVCKLDLHRTVKRGYIAMLAVDQKYRKRKIGSKLVTQAISVMISDGADEVVLETEITNKPALRLYENLGFVRDKRLFRYYLNGVDALRLKLWLR, from the exons ATGGAGCGGCGGACGGTCTCCCGCCGCAAACAGAAAAAGAGCAAAGAGGCGAGTCTGCTGCCCCCCGCCGCACGCGCCCCCCGCTCCGACCCCGACCTCGACCCCGATCTCGATCTCGATCTCGATCTGGATCCGGATCCCGAGTGCGGGTCTGGCCTCGATGCTGATCACGATCACGATCACGACTCGTGTCACGACTCTTGTGCCGTGGCGAGCGCGCCCCCCTGCGAGGAGGTGGCCGAGCGGCTGGCGGGGCTGCGGCTCACGAACGGCACCAACGGCGGAGCCCCCCACGAGGAGGCCGAAACCGAAACCGAAACCGAAACCGACACCGACGCTGACGCTGACGCTCGCGGCGCCCCCGAGACGCCCCCTTCGGTGTGCGGCCCCACGTGTGCCGCCCCCTGCTGCGCCCTCTGCGGGGACGTCTGCTTCGAGTCCTACCAGTCCGAGCTGCAGATGGCCGACATCATGAAGCTGATCCAGAAGGACTTGTCCGAGCCCTACTCCATCTACACGTACCGCTACTTCATCCACAACTGGCCCAAGCTGTGCTTCCTCGCGATGCATCGAGACAAATGCATCGGAGCCATCGTCTGCAAACTGGACTTGCACCGCACCGTCAAACGAGGATACATTGCCATGTTGGCCGTCGaccaaaaatatagaaaaagaaAGATCGGCTCCAAGCTTGTAACGCAAGCTATTTCG gTGATGATATCAGACGGAGCAGACGAAGTTGTGTTAGAAACGGAAATAACAAATAAGCCAGCTTTAAGACTGTACGAAAATTTAGGATTTGTGAGAGACAAACGGTTgtttcgatattatttaaacGGTGTTGACGCTTTGAGACTAAAATTGTGGCTGAGATGA